In Shewanella sp. VB17, a single genomic region encodes these proteins:
- the parC gene encoding DNA topoisomerase IV subunit A, with the protein MSDAIDLSLDGVEQMSMRRFTEEAYLNYSMYVIMDRALPHIGDGLKPVQRRIIYAMSELGLSAQSKHKKSARTVGDVLGKYHPHGDSACYEAMVLMAQPFSYRYPLVDGQGNWGAPDDPKSFAAMRYTEARLSKFSEVLLSELGQGTVDWGVNFDGTMKEPLVLPSRLPHILLNGITGIAVGMATDVPPHNVRELVSACIELLDNPKADLAKIMEFVPAPDYPTEAEIITPAADITKIYETGRGSIKMRAVYTIDSGEIVITALPHQASSGKILEQIASQMQAKKLPMVIDLRDESDHENPVRMIVVPRSNRVDCDQVMAHLFATTDLEKFFRVNLNILGLNGRPQVKGLLQILTEWLEYRFLTVTRRVQHRLDKILSRLHILDALMIAFLNIDEVIEIIRYEEDPKAELMSRYQLSALQADAILDLKLRHLAKLEEYKIKGEQSELEIERDKLQLLLSSDKRMKTLIKKELKRDAEDYGDARRSPLIERSESKALTEHELAPVEAVTVVLSAKGWARCAKGHDIDATALSYKSGDDFKCSAVGRSNQSSVFIGSTGRAFATETHTLPSARSQGEPITTRFNLSPGEVMEHVLLADEDKFYLLASDAGYGFVGAYKDMISRNKAGKALLTLPVSSKVLKPQLVDKSRAESILAITNEGRMLLFSLEALPQLSKGKGNKIIGIPGDRAKAREELLIHLHVIPEDTCVTLWAGKRKLTLKPSDLEHYRGERGRRGAKLPRGLQRVDSVELGEGVPISTE; encoded by the coding sequence ATGAGTGATGCGATAGATTTGAGTTTAGATGGCGTAGAGCAGATGTCGATGCGTCGTTTTACAGAAGAGGCGTACCTAAATTATTCCATGTACGTTATTATGGATCGTGCTTTGCCGCATATAGGTGATGGGTTAAAGCCGGTGCAACGTCGTATTATTTACGCGATGAGTGAACTTGGGTTATCAGCTCAATCTAAGCATAAAAAATCTGCCCGTACTGTGGGTGATGTGCTGGGTAAATACCATCCTCATGGTGACAGTGCTTGCTATGAAGCCATGGTTTTGATGGCTCAGCCATTTTCCTATCGCTATCCTTTAGTTGATGGCCAAGGTAACTGGGGAGCACCGGATGATCCTAAATCTTTTGCTGCAATGCGTTATACCGAAGCTAGATTGTCTAAATTTTCAGAAGTGCTACTGAGTGAGTTAGGTCAGGGGACTGTAGACTGGGGAGTTAACTTTGACGGTACGATGAAAGAGCCTTTGGTGCTCCCTTCTCGTTTACCGCATATTTTGCTTAATGGCATTACAGGTATTGCTGTGGGGATGGCAACCGATGTGCCACCACATAATGTACGTGAATTAGTCTCTGCTTGTATTGAGTTATTAGATAACCCAAAAGCAGACCTAGCTAAAATAATGGAGTTTGTTCCAGCGCCAGATTATCCTACCGAAGCTGAGATCATTACGCCAGCAGCAGACATCACTAAAATTTATGAAACAGGACGCGGATCGATAAAAATGCGTGCTGTTTATACTATCGATAGCGGTGAAATAGTGATCACTGCGTTGCCTCATCAGGCAAGTAGCGGTAAAATTTTAGAGCAAATAGCATCACAAATGCAGGCTAAGAAGCTGCCTATGGTGATCGATCTTAGGGATGAATCCGATCATGAGAATCCTGTTCGCATGATTGTGGTGCCACGTTCAAATCGGGTTGATTGCGATCAGGTGATGGCCCATTTATTTGCCACAACGGATTTAGAAAAGTTTTTCCGAGTTAACCTGAATATTCTTGGGTTAAACGGGCGGCCTCAGGTGAAAGGTTTATTACAGATCTTGACTGAATGGTTGGAATATCGTTTTTTGACGGTGACACGTCGTGTTCAACATCGGCTTGATAAAATTTTATCGAGACTGCATATTCTTGATGCGTTAATGATCGCGTTTCTTAATATCGACGAAGTGATTGAAATCATCCGCTATGAGGAAGATCCCAAAGCGGAATTGATGTCTCGTTATCAATTATCTGCATTGCAAGCCGATGCGATTTTGGATTTGAAGCTACGTCATTTGGCCAAGCTCGAAGAGTATAAAATTAAGGGCGAGCAATCAGAACTTGAGATTGAGCGTGATAAACTGCAGCTATTACTCAGTTCAGATAAACGCATGAAAACTCTAATTAAGAAAGAACTGAAACGTGATGCTGAAGATTATGGTGATGCTCGACGTTCGCCTTTGATTGAGCGCAGTGAGTCTAAAGCCTTAACTGAGCACGAATTAGCGCCTGTTGAAGCTGTTACTGTGGTGTTATCGGCAAAAGGTTGGGCGCGCTGTGCTAAGGGGCATGATATTGATGCAACAGCCTTATCTTATAAGTCTGGTGATGATTTTAAGTGTTCTGCTGTGGGGAGAAGCAATCAATCTAGTGTCTTTATAGGCTCTACAGGCAGGGCGTTTGCGACAGAAACTCATACTTTGCCTTCTGCAAGAAGTCAGGGAGAGCCAATCACTACTCGGTTTAATCTTTCTCCTGGTGAAGTTATGGAGCATGTGTTGCTCGCTGATGAAGATAAATTTTATCTATTGGCTTCTGATGCCGGATATGGATTTGTTGGCGCTTATAAAGACATGATATCGAGAAATAAGGCTGGGAAAGCATTATTAACGTTGCCAGTGTCTTCTAAAGTACTCAAACCTCAATTAGTCGATAAATCACGAGCGGAGTCGATTCTTGCGATTACTAACGAAGGGAGAATGTTGCTGTTTTCTCTGGAAGCTCTGCCGCAATTGTCTAAAGGCAAAGGAAATAAGATAATAGGTATTCCAGGTGATCGTGCCAAGGCGCGTGAGGAATTGTTGATCCACTTGCACGTTATCCCTGAAGATACTTGCGTAACACTTTGGGCGGGGAAACGTAAACTGACACTTAAACCTAGTGATCTTGAACATTATCGAGGTGAGAGAGGTAGACGAGGTGCTAAATTACCAAGGGGGCTTCAACGTGTTGATAGTGTAGAGCTGGGGGAAGGAGTACCCATATCCACTGAGTAA
- the parE gene encoding DNA topoisomerase IV subunit B: MTNQYTSDAIEVLNGLDPVKRRPGMYTDTTRPNHLGQEVIDNSVDEALAGHATKIDVILHKDNSLEVIDDGRGMPVDIHPEEGISGVELILTKLHAGGKFSNDNYQFSGGLHGVGISVVNALSNRVEITVRRNGSVYDIAFEHGDKVEDLIETGTCGKRNTGTRVHFWPTASYFDSANFSISKLTYLLKAKAVLCPGLKIKFTNKQTDEITEWYYESGLTDYLIASTKDSIMLPEEPFIGAMKGNNEAVDWAITWLPEGGDYLNESYVNLIPTPLGGTHVNGFRQGLLDSMREFCEFRNLIPRGIKLTPEDIWDRCSFILSVKMQDPQFAGQTKEKLSSRQCAAFVSGILRDAFSLWLNTHTVQAEALAELCINNAQKRLKSAKKVARKKVTSGPALPGKLTDCSGQDPMRGELFLVEGDSAGGSAKQARDREFQAIMPLRGKILNTWEVDASQVLASQEVHDISVAIGCDPDCEDLSELRYGKICILADADSDGLHIATLLCALFMKHYKVLVEKGHIYVAMPPLFRIDVGKEIFYALDEAERQGILDRITAEKKKGKVQVTRFKGLGEMNPLQLRETTMDPNTRRLVQLTIDDVDDTVALMDMLLAKKRSSDRKVWLETKGDLADF; the protein is encoded by the coding sequence ATGACAAACCAATATACCTCAGATGCCATTGAAGTTCTCAATGGATTAGATCCTGTAAAACGCCGTCCAGGTATGTATACCGATACCACGCGCCCAAATCATTTAGGCCAAGAAGTTATCGACAATAGCGTTGATGAAGCATTGGCGGGTCACGCAACAAAAATTGATGTTATTTTACATAAAGATAACTCTCTTGAGGTGATAGATGATGGACGCGGAATGCCTGTCGATATTCATCCTGAAGAAGGGATTTCTGGCGTTGAGCTTATCTTAACTAAGCTGCATGCTGGTGGAAAGTTTTCAAATGATAATTACCAGTTTTCTGGTGGTTTACATGGTGTGGGTATTTCTGTTGTCAATGCCTTGTCAAATCGAGTTGAAATCACAGTACGCCGTAATGGTAGTGTCTATGATATCGCATTTGAACATGGTGATAAGGTTGAAGATTTAATCGAAACGGGGACTTGCGGTAAGCGTAATACAGGTACCCGAGTTCATTTTTGGCCAACGGCAAGTTACTTTGATTCGGCTAATTTTTCTATTTCTAAACTCACTTATTTATTAAAAGCTAAAGCGGTTTTATGCCCAGGGCTTAAGATTAAATTTACTAATAAACAAACTGATGAAATCACTGAATGGTATTATGAAAGTGGGTTAACTGATTACTTAATCGCGTCTACTAAAGATTCAATCATGTTGCCTGAAGAGCCCTTTATTGGTGCGATGAAGGGCAATAATGAAGCGGTAGATTGGGCCATTACTTGGCTGCCTGAAGGGGGGGATTACCTTAATGAGAGTTATGTTAACCTGATCCCAACCCCATTAGGGGGAACACACGTTAATGGTTTCAGGCAAGGGTTATTAGATTCTATGCGAGAGTTTTGTGAATTCCGTAATCTTATCCCAAGGGGAATAAAATTAACCCCTGAAGATATCTGGGATCGTTGTAGTTTTATCTTATCGGTGAAGATGCAAGATCCGCAATTTGCAGGTCAGACCAAAGAGAAACTATCGAGTCGTCAATGCGCAGCGTTTGTATCGGGAATTTTAAGAGATGCATTTAGTTTGTGGCTTAATACGCACACTGTTCAGGCAGAAGCTTTAGCAGAATTGTGTATTAATAATGCGCAAAAGCGACTGAAGTCAGCAAAAAAAGTGGCACGTAAAAAGGTAACTTCAGGTCCTGCATTGCCCGGAAAACTGACCGATTGTAGTGGACAAGATCCCATGCGAGGAGAGCTTTTCTTAGTCGAGGGGGATTCTGCCGGAGGGAGTGCTAAGCAGGCTCGAGATCGTGAGTTTCAAGCGATTATGCCTCTTCGTGGTAAAATTCTAAATACGTGGGAAGTGGATGCAAGTCAAGTGTTGGCATCACAAGAAGTTCATGATATTTCAGTGGCCATTGGTTGTGATCCTGACTGTGAAGATCTATCAGAGTTAAGATATGGAAAAATATGTATCTTAGCGGATGCTGATTCCGATGGTTTGCACATTGCTACGCTACTTTGCGCTTTATTCATGAAACATTACAAAGTGTTAGTCGAAAAAGGGCATATCTATGTGGCTATGCCACCTCTGTTTCGAATTGATGTGGGTAAAGAAATTTTTTATGCGTTAGATGAAGCAGAAAGACAAGGTATTTTGGACCGTATTACCGCTGAGAAGAAGAAAGGTAAAGTTCAAGTGACACGTTTTAAAGGGCTAGGCGAAATGAACCCGCTTCAATTACGCGAGACAACGATGGATCCTAATACACGTCGGCTTGTTCAGTTAACCATTGATGATGTTGATGATACAGTGGCTTTGATGGACATGTTACTTGCGAAAAAACGTTCAAGTGATCGTAAAGTTTGGTTAGAAACCAAGGGCGATCTGGCGGATTTTTAG
- a CDS encoding YqiA/YcfP family alpha/beta fold hydrolase produces MLLYIHGFNSSPLSAKGLVTAQFMAEFYPEIIFHQPQLPSDPAEGVALLSSIVESSLELGETLSFIGSSLGGYYASYLTEHYGGRCVLINPAVNPFELFDEFIGPQYNQYTNEHYHVTPEHKGDVKKFNTAVILHPDRFLVLLQSGDEILDYRQAVQKYHCCQMILEAGGDHSFIHYENKLPRICQFLLLDN; encoded by the coding sequence ATGCTGCTTTATATACACGGGTTTAATAGCTCTCCCTTATCAGCAAAAGGGCTAGTGACCGCTCAGTTTATGGCTGAATTCTATCCTGAGATTATTTTCCATCAACCTCAATTACCTTCAGATCCTGCTGAAGGGGTGGCTCTATTATCGTCAATTGTTGAGTCATCATTAGAGCTTGGTGAGACATTGTCCTTCATCGGCTCATCTCTTGGTGGCTATTATGCCAGTTACTTGACTGAGCACTACGGGGGACGATGCGTGTTAATTAACCCTGCGGTTAACCCATTTGAGTTGTTCGACGAGTTCATCGGACCGCAGTATAATCAATATACCAACGAGCATTATCATGTGACGCCTGAGCATAAAGGTGATGTGAAAAAATTTAATACCGCAGTAATATTACATCCAGATCGCTTTCTTGTGTTACTACAGTCAGGTGATGAAATACTTGATTACCGACAAGCAGTGCAAAAATATCATTGCTGCCAAATGATACTCGAAGCTGGCGGTGACCATAGTTTTATACACTATGAAAACAAGTTACCAAGGATCTGTCAGTTTTTGTTGCTTGACAACTAA
- the cpdA gene encoding 3',5'-cyclic-AMP phosphodiesterase has translation MLEKAISYSIDVGSSVKVVQVTDPHLFADQDAQLLGVNTAQSLQAVLSTISKDHFSADFMLASGDISQDYSAASYHHFVKALLPLGLACHYLPGNHDDPKIMQLNMQGTHIFGQKRILAGNWQIIMLDSTVHGKPGGFISETELELIREAAENEAERHILLVMHHNPIKVNCAWLDQHWMSNGHEFLAQVAQLTQVKGLLWGHVHQQIDKEYPGLDGPIQLMATPSTCIQFKPQSSYFALDAVQPGYRLLELNADGRILTHVYRIPGDNFSPDKSANGY, from the coding sequence GTGTTAGAAAAGGCCATTTCTTATTCCATTGATGTTGGGTCTAGTGTGAAAGTCGTACAAGTGACGGATCCACACTTATTTGCTGATCAAGATGCCCAATTGTTAGGTGTCAATACTGCACAGAGCTTACAAGCAGTCCTGAGTACAATAAGCAAAGATCACTTTTCAGCTGATTTTATGTTGGCTTCGGGCGATATCAGTCAAGATTATTCAGCAGCGTCATATCATCACTTCGTTAAGGCGCTCTTGCCTCTGGGGCTAGCGTGTCATTATCTGCCGGGCAACCATGATGATCCTAAAATTATGCAGTTAAATATGCAAGGAACCCACATTTTTGGGCAAAAGCGTATTTTGGCCGGAAATTGGCAAATCATCATGTTGGACTCAACTGTCCATGGTAAACCTGGTGGTTTTATCTCAGAGACTGAGCTTGAGCTTATTCGAGAGGCCGCAGAGAATGAGGCTGAAAGGCATATTTTATTGGTTATGCACCATAATCCAATTAAAGTTAATTGTGCTTGGTTGGATCAACACTGGATGAGTAACGGTCATGAGTTTCTTGCACAGGTTGCTCAGCTGACACAAGTTAAAGGCCTATTATGGGGTCATGTACATCAACAGATAGATAAGGAGTATCCGGGCCTTGATGGTCCGATACAGCTCATGGCAACCCCATCTACATGCATCCAGTTTAAACCTCAATCCTCCTATTTTGCTTTAGATGCTGTTCAACCAGGTTACCGGCTGCTAGAACTTAACGCTGATGGACGTATTTTAACGCATGTTTATCGGATCCCTGGTGATAATTTTTCACCAGATAAAAGCGCTAATGGCTATTAG
- a CDS encoding DUF1249 domain-containing protein, whose product MSKMTKSLKGQVNRKRYQPDINQFLALCGRNYFHILKWLPEKAAQGDTWSVEEGTSCLNVRLIENTHYTQLIEISRTLPLSDYIDSPCISVRVYHDAKLAEVLTSRQISQLSPVYDYPNIRMYHRDEKYQVNAFLEELLKVGGSFSAIYLSEC is encoded by the coding sequence ATGAGTAAGATGACAAAGTCTCTTAAAGGACAGGTAAATCGTAAGAGGTACCAACCTGATATAAACCAATTTTTAGCACTTTGTGGTCGAAATTATTTCCATATCCTGAAGTGGTTACCAGAGAAGGCTGCTCAAGGCGATACTTGGTCGGTAGAGGAGGGGACGAGTTGTTTGAACGTTCGGCTAATTGAAAATACGCATTATACTCAGCTGATTGAAATTTCAAGGACGCTACCTTTGTCTGACTATATTGATTCACCTTGCATCTCAGTTCGGGTTTATCATGATGCTAAATTAGCAGAAGTGTTAACTAGTCGACAGATTTCTCAGTTGAGTCCAGTATATGATTATCCAAATATCCGTATGTACCATAGAGATGAAAAGTATCAAGTGAATGCTTTTTTGGAAGAATTATTAAAGGTAGGTGGCAGTTTCAGTGCTATTTATCTGTCAGAATGTTAG
- the nudF gene encoding ADP-ribose diphosphatase: MKQKFNHQDIELLEIKQVFNGFFTMNEYRFKHRLFNGGWSEEVKREVFERGNAVVVLPYDPKTDQVVLIEQVRIPTIHSQTTPWLLELVAGMIELGEASIAVAHRELLEESGLEALQMNFISSYFASPGGTSEKFDFFWAEVDATLAKGIHGLDEEHEDIQVHVVSRENAFSLVKEGIINNASTVIGLQWLELNYLSLS; encoded by the coding sequence ATGAAACAGAAATTTAATCACCAAGATATCGAACTGTTGGAAATTAAGCAGGTTTTTAATGGTTTTTTTACCATGAATGAATATCGTTTTAAACACCGTTTATTTAATGGCGGTTGGAGTGAAGAAGTTAAGCGAGAAGTTTTTGAGCGAGGCAATGCGGTTGTTGTGCTGCCTTACGATCCTAAAACAGATCAAGTCGTCTTGATTGAGCAGGTGCGGATCCCTACTATTCATTCGCAAACAACACCATGGTTATTAGAGTTAGTGGCTGGAATGATAGAGCTTGGAGAAGCATCGATTGCTGTTGCGCATCGCGAGTTGTTAGAGGAGTCTGGGTTAGAGGCTCTGCAAATGAATTTTATTTCCAGCTACTTTGCCAGTCCTGGTGGCACCAGTGAGAAATTTGATTTTTTTTGGGCTGAAGTGGATGCGACTTTGGCTAAGGGCATCCATGGACTTGATGAAGAACATGAGGATATTCAGGTGCATGTTGTTAGTCGGGAAAATGCATTTTCTTTAGTTAAAGAGGGGATTATTAATAATGCGTCTACAGTTATCGGGCTTCAGTGGCTTGAACTCAATTACCTTAGTTTATCTTGA
- the tolC gene encoding outer membrane channel protein TolC, whose product MKFKIRTICAALTLATTASAVQADDLLQIYQQALISDPVALQAQAQRDNLYEQIEENRAPLLPTISASVGYNKRWSDEVVSNKNIGTSDSSGANAGVSLNQVIYDHSAWVGLDIAELAASQADTVYASTLQTLIIRVTGAYFDVLLAKDTFEFQGAEKRAIERQLEQTKQRFAVGLTAITDVHEAQAQYDLARAAEILAENELINSYEALREITGIDHTNINILDTNRFTAITPTPALSSDWLKMAETNSVDLMTSRIGKDIAKETINLSKAGHMPSLSLSAGYTTNIEQQANDINSPDYDESNVGLTLSVPIFEGFKVSSQVNQAQYSYVEESQKLEQTYRKVVKDVRNNFNNVGASISSIKAYEQSVVSSESALSATQAGFEVGTRTIVDVLDSTRDLYDSKRKLSEARYTYIKSILALKQAAGTLNEDDIIAINNGLIAQAVTP is encoded by the coding sequence ATGAAATTCAAGATCCGAACGATATGTGCAGCCTTAACGCTTGCAACCACAGCTTCTGCGGTACAAGCCGATGACTTATTGCAGATATACCAACAAGCGTTGATCAGTGATCCTGTGGCACTACAAGCCCAAGCTCAACGTGATAATTTGTATGAACAAATAGAAGAAAACCGTGCCCCCTTATTGCCAACTATCAGCGCAAGTGTTGGTTACAATAAACGCTGGTCAGATGAGGTTGTTAGTAACAAAAATATTGGAACTTCTGATTCAAGTGGCGCCAACGCTGGTGTTTCTCTTAATCAAGTCATTTATGATCACAGTGCTTGGGTGGGGTTAGACATCGCCGAACTCGCCGCTTCTCAGGCAGATACCGTGTATGCTTCAACCTTACAAACCTTGATTATTCGTGTCACTGGCGCCTACTTTGATGTGTTATTAGCTAAAGATACCTTCGAGTTTCAAGGTGCAGAAAAACGTGCCATTGAGCGCCAACTAGAGCAAACTAAACAAAGATTTGCCGTCGGTCTCACCGCAATTACTGATGTGCACGAAGCACAAGCACAATACGATTTGGCTCGTGCAGCTGAAATACTCGCAGAAAACGAGTTAATCAATAGTTACGAAGCGCTACGTGAAATCACTGGCATTGACCATACAAACATCAATATTTTAGACACTAATCGTTTTACCGCCATCACACCAACCCCTGCGCTTTCAAGTGATTGGTTAAAAATGGCCGAAACCAATAGTGTCGATTTAATGACCAGCCGTATTGGTAAAGACATAGCAAAAGAGACCATCAATCTCTCTAAAGCCGGACATATGCCATCGTTAAGCTTAAGTGCTGGTTATACGACTAACATTGAGCAACAAGCAAACGATATTAATAGTCCTGACTACGACGAGTCAAATGTTGGTTTAACTTTAAGCGTACCCATTTTTGAAGGTTTTAAAGTCAGCTCTCAAGTCAATCAAGCACAATACAGCTATGTTGAAGAAAGCCAAAAGCTAGAGCAGACCTACCGTAAAGTGGTTAAAGATGTGCGTAACAACTTTAATAACGTCGGAGCCTCAATTAGCTCAATCAAGGCTTATGAGCAATCTGTGGTATCATCAGAAAGTGCACTCAGTGCGACTCAAGCAGGTTTTGAAGTCGGTACCCGTACTATCGTTGATGTACTAGATAGCACACGTGATCTTTATGATTCAAAACGAAAACTATCAGAGGCTCGATATACTTATATTAAGTCGATTTTAGCGCTTAAACAAGCAGCTGGTACGTTGAATGAAGATGATATTATTGCCATCAATAATGGCCTTATTGCTCAAGCTGTCACCCCATAA
- a CDS encoding reverse transcriptase domain-containing protein produces MVDGHKQATEVGSPQGGVISPLIANIYLDAFDQEMKKRGHRIVRYADDILILCRSRAGAENALKQAKKILEVELKLEVNSRKTHIADSNEGVKFLGVEIGSRYTRIEPKKLAGFKSKLKQMTKRNGGKPLSEVIKAVNPILRGFSQYFRIANANREFEKIASWLRRRLRSVQLKLWKTPQRLHRRLKQMGYKPPFKSIKMNSWRNSQSPLANYALPNKWFDSSGLVNLGHVKTGYVFSAKLS; encoded by the coding sequence ATGGTAGATGGGCACAAGCAAGCGACAGAAGTAGGGAGTCCGCAAGGTGGTGTAATAAGCCCACTGATAGCGAATATCTATCTGGATGCGTTTGATCAAGAGATGAAAAAACGGGGTCACAGAATAGTGCGCTACGCAGACGATATCTTGATTTTATGTCGCAGCCGAGCAGGGGCAGAAAATGCACTCAAGCAGGCGAAGAAGATACTGGAAGTCGAGTTAAAGCTTGAGGTAAACTCGCGTAAAACCCACATAGCAGACAGCAATGAAGGTGTGAAGTTTTTAGGAGTGGAGATAGGTAGTCGATACACACGTATCGAGCCGAAGAAACTAGCAGGGTTTAAATCGAAGCTAAAACAGATGACAAAGCGCAATGGTGGTAAGCCATTAAGCGAAGTGATCAAAGCGGTGAATCCTATTTTAAGAGGGTTCAGTCAGTATTTTCGGATAGCGAATGCGAATAGGGAGTTCGAGAAAATAGCAAGCTGGCTAAGGCGTAGGTTGAGGAGCGTCCAACTGAAGCTGTGGAAAACGCCACAGCGACTTCACAGACGGTTGAAGCAGATGGGGTATAAGCCGCCGTTTAAATCAATCAAGATGAACAGTTGGCGTAACTCACAGAGTCCGTTAGCAAACTATGCGCTGCCCAATAAATGGTTTGATAGCTCAGGGTTAGTGAATCTTGGACATGTAAAAACGGGATATGTGTTCAGCGCAAAGCTGAGTTAA
- a CDS encoding reverse transcriptase domain-containing protein, which yields MRVYHSLYGQLLSKEKLYKGFRRVWKAKGAAGIDRQSLSDFASNLSDNLDQLLHELSTKQYQAQPVRRVEIPKEDGGVRLLGIPTIRDRVVQQPLNDLLSPIFEEQFHPSSYGYRPRRSCHDAINKATLFMRRYELKHVVDMDLSKCFDKLDHGLILSSIEKRVSDGSVLKLLVQFFEKWCDGRWAQASDRSRESARWCNKPTDSEYLSGCV from the coding sequence ATGCGAGTTTATCACAGTTTATACGGGCAACTTCTGAGTAAAGAGAAGCTGTATAAAGGATTTAGAAGAGTGTGGAAAGCCAAAGGCGCGGCCGGCATAGACAGGCAGAGCCTAAGCGACTTCGCCTCAAATCTGAGTGATAACCTCGATCAACTTCTTCATGAACTCAGCACTAAGCAATATCAAGCTCAGCCAGTCAGGCGGGTTGAGATCCCCAAAGAGGATGGCGGCGTGAGATTGCTTGGTATTCCAACTATTAGGGATAGAGTCGTTCAACAACCCCTAAACGATCTACTTAGCCCCATCTTTGAAGAGCAATTTCACCCGTCAAGCTACGGCTATAGGCCAAGGCGAAGTTGTCACGATGCGATCAACAAAGCGACATTGTTTATGCGTCGGTACGAGCTTAAACATGTAGTGGATATGGACTTGTCAAAGTGTTTCGATAAATTAGACCACGGGCTAATCTTATCAAGCATCGAAAAGCGAGTTAGTGATGGTAGCGTGCTAAAGCTGCTCGTTCAGTTTTTTGAAAAGTGGTGTGATGGTAGATGGGCACAAGCAAGCGACAGAAGTAGGGAGTCCGCAAGGTGGTGTAATAAGCCCACTGATAGCGAATATCTATCTGGATGCGTTTGA